The Branchiibius hedensis DNA segment CACCGGCCACGGCCGCGCTCGTCGTTCCGGTAGCCGCCCTGCTGCCGCGGGCTGCTCGACGGCGACTCAGGCACGCTAGAACCCGGCGCCAGCGGGTACGACGCCCTCACCGCAGCCGACAGACCACTCGATGACCCTGCGGGCTGTGCGGTGCTGCGCGGGTGAGTGATCGCCGCAAGGACCGGAACCATCGGCGCCGGGTCAGGCTGATGGCGATCCTCACGCAGCGTCGTACGCTCCGAGATCTCGTTCCACCAGTCGGGAGTCACCTCATCGAAGTGCAGCTCCCACGGCGATTGCCGGGCAACGTCATCCAAGAACAGTTTGGTTGTGCGTCCGTTCCCCTCACGGAAAGCGTGGGTCGCGTTGACCCACGCGAACGTGACTGCGACATCGCGCGCGAACTCCTCCCGGCCCAACTCTGACCACTCGCGGCTACGCACGAATCCCTCGACCGCTTGCAGCACTGCCGGAATCTCATCGGGGTGGGCGAACCTGCTCTGCCCCTTGCCGATCGGAACGGTCCGGTACTCCCCCGCCCACTCATAGATCCGGTGGAACAGGTGTTTATGGATCGCCTTTGCTCGCGCCTCGCCCCACCCCAGATCTTGATGGGGTGTCGTTGCCCACTCGCGCGCAGCGCGCGCCGTGATGGCGTACTCAATGTCGCTGAGCCGGTCGGCGTCGCGCAGACCGAAGTTGTTACGGAGTGTGCCGTTGCCGGTCCAGTCAATCGTTTCTGGATAGAAGTACGACTCCCAGGAATCGAACTCGCTCACGCGACCGTCGACGCCGCGGCAGGATGGCGACGTTCAGCCGCTGCCA contains these protein-coding regions:
- a CDS encoding Fic/DOC family protein, with the protein product MSEFDSWESYFYPETIDWTGNGTLRNNFGLRDADRLSDIEYAITARAAREWATTPHQDLGWGEARAKAIHKHLFHRIYEWAGEYRTVPIGKGQSRFAHPDEIPAVLQAVEGFVRSREWSELGREEFARDVAVTFAWVNATHAFREGNGRTTKLFLDDVARQSPWELHFDEVTPDWWNEISERTTLREDRHQPDPAPMVPVLAAITHPRSTAQPAGSSSGLSAAVRASYPLAPGSSVPESPSSSPRQQGGYRNDERGRGR